The following are encoded together in the Cryptococcus neoformans var. neoformans JEC21 chromosome 9 sequence genome:
- a CDS encoding ATP-dependent RNA helicase, putative, with protein MKNKNVRIPNLLDLVKICSFLTDISFIGCPVVALPPILPLHPTPVIFIYNLRTKTEEQNMSNQNDGWGETATETSAPAPPPASAPVSSSNNDGWGEPAPSAPADNGWADAGASNGGSGANNNDGWFDAPVPPSSQPPKKEASDIQLQDDTEGLITNTFQVEVKLADLQGDPNSPLYSVQSFKELNLHEDLMKGIIAAGFQKPSKIQEKALPLLLSNPPRNLIGQSQSGTGKTAAFTLNMLSRVDPTIPTPQAICIAPSRELARQIQEVIDQIGQFTQVGTFLAIPGSWSRNSRIDKQILIGTPGTLVDMLMRGSRILDPRMIRVLVLDEADELIAQQGLGEQTFRIKQLLPPNVQNVLFSATFNDDVQEFADRFAPEANKIFLRKEDITVDAIRQLYLECDSEDQKYEALSALYDCLVIGQSIVFCKRKVTADHIAERLISEGHAVASLHGDKLSQERDAILDGFRNGETKVLITTNVIARGIDIPAVNMVVNYDVPDLGPGGNGPDIETYIHRIGRTGRFGRKGCSVIFTHDYRSKSDVERIMNTLGKPMKKIDARSTTDIEQLEKALKLAMKGPA; from the exons atgaaaaacaaaaacgTCCGTATCCCAAACCTATTAGATCTTGTCAAAATTTGTTCCTTTTTAACTGACATTTCATTCATTGGTTGCCCTGTGgtcgctcttcctccgatCTTGCCTCTTCACCCTACCCCTGTCATCTTTATTTACAATCTCCGTACAAAAACAGAGGAACAAAACATGAGCAACCAGAACGACG GATGGGGAGAGACTGCGACAGAGACCAGTGcccctgctcctcctcctgcttccGCACCCGTCAGCAGCAGTAACAACGACGGCTGGGGTGAACCGGCGCCTAGTGCTCCCGCAGACAACGGGTGGGCCGACGCTGGAGCTTCCAACGGCGGTAGCGGTGCGAACAACAACGACGGATGGTTCGATGCTCCTGTACCTCcgtcttctcaacctccaaagaaggaggcttCCGACATCCAACTGCAAGACGACACTGAAGGTTTGATTACTAACACCTTCCAGGTCGAG GTCAAACTTGCCGATCTCCAAGGCGACCCCAACTCTCCTCTTTACTCTGTCCAGTCTTTCAAGGAGCTTAATCT TCACGAAGATCTCATGAAGGGTATCATTGCCGCTGGTTTCCAAAAACCTTCCAAGATTCAAGAGAAGGCTCTTCCTTTGCTCCTCTCCAATCC CCCTCGAAACCTCATCGGGCAAAGTCAGTCTGGTACTGGTAAGACTGCTGCCTTCACCCTCAACATGTTGAGCCGAGTCGATCCTACCATCCCCACCCCTCAA GCCATCTGTATCGCTCCTTCCCGAGAACTTGCCCGTCAGATTCAAGAAGTTATCGACCAAATCGGTCAATTCACTCAAGTCGGCactttccttgccatccctgGCTCTTGGTCTCGTAATTCCCGAATCGACAAGCAGATCCTCATCGGTACCCCTGGTACCCTTGTGGATATGTTGATGAGGGGCTCAAGAATTTTGGATCCTAGGATGATTAGGGTGTTGGTTCTTGACGAGGCTGACGAGTTGATCGCCCAGCAAGGTTTGGGTGAACAGACTTTCAGGATCAAGCA actccttcctcccaacGTCCAAAATGTCCTTTTCTCTGCTACTTTCAACGATGACGTTCAAGAGTTCGCCGACCGATTCGCTCCCGAAGCCAACAAGATTTtcttgaggaaggaagatatTACTGTTGATGCGATCAGGCAGCTTTACCTTGAATGTGACAGCGAGGATCAGAAGTATGAAGCCTTGTCTGCCCTATACGACTGCTTGGTCATCGGACAAAGTATCGTCTTCTGCAAG CGAAAAGTCACCGCCGACCACATTGCTGAACGTCTTATTTCCGAAGGTCATGCCGTTGCCTCTCTCCACGGTGACAAGCTCTCCCAAGAACGTGATGCTATCCTCGACGGCTTCAGGAATGGTGAGACCAAGGTTCTCATCACTACCAACGTTATTGCTCGAGGTATCGATATCCCTGCTGTGAACATGGTCGTTAACTATGACGTGCCCGACCTGGGACCTGGCGGTAATGGTCCGGACATCGAGACCTACATCCACCGTATCG GTCGAACTGGTCGATTCGGCCGAAAGGGTTGTTctgtcatcttcacccACGACTACCGATCCAAGTCCGACGTTGAGCGGATCATGAACACTCTCGGAAAGCctatgaagaagattgatgCCAGGAGTACGACAGATATCGAGcagttggagaaggctTTGAAGTTGGCTATGAAGGGACCGGCGTAA
- a CDS encoding ATP-dependent RNA helicase, putative → MSNQNDGWGETATETSAPAPPPASAPVSSSNNDGWGEPAPSAPADNGWADAGASNGGSGANNNDGWFDAPVPPSSQPPKKEASDIQLQDDTEGLITNTFQVEVKLADLQGDPNSPLYSVQSFKELNLHEDLMKGIIAAGFQKPSKIQEKALPLLLSNPPRNLIGQSQSGTGKTAAFTLNMLSRVDPTIPTPQAICIAPSRELARQIQEVIDQIGQFTQVGTFLAIPGSWSRNSRIDKQILIGTPGTLVDMLMRGSRILDPRMIRVLVLDEADELIAQQGLGEQTFRIKQLLPPNVQNVLFSATFNDDVQEFADRFAPEANKIFLRKEDITVDAIRQLYLECDSEDQKYEALSALYDCLVIGQSIVFCKRKVTADHIAERLISEGHAVASLHGDKLSQERDAILDGFRNGETKVLITTNVIARGIDIPAVNMVVNYDVPDLGPGGNGPDIETYIHRIGRTGRFGRKGCSVIFTHDYRSKSDVERIMNTLGKPMKKIDARSTTDIEQLEKALKLAMKGPA, encoded by the exons ATGAGCAACCAGAACGACG GATGGGGAGAGACTGCGACAGAGACCAGTGcccctgctcctcctcctgcttccGCACCCGTCAGCAGCAGTAACAACGACGGCTGGGGTGAACCGGCGCCTAGTGCTCCCGCAGACAACGGGTGGGCCGACGCTGGAGCTTCCAACGGCGGTAGCGGTGCGAACAACAACGACGGATGGTTCGATGCTCCTGTACCTCcgtcttctcaacctccaaagaaggaggcttCCGACATCCAACTGCAAGACGACACTGAAGGTTTGATTACTAACACCTTCCAGGTCGAG GTCAAACTTGCCGATCTCCAAGGCGACCCCAACTCTCCTCTTTACTCTGTCCAGTCTTTCAAGGAGCTTAATCT TCACGAAGATCTCATGAAGGGTATCATTGCCGCTGGTTTCCAAAAACCTTCCAAGATTCAAGAGAAGGCTCTTCCTTTGCTCCTCTCCAATCC CCCTCGAAACCTCATCGGGCAAAGTCAGTCTGGTACTGGTAAGACTGCTGCCTTCACCCTCAACATGTTGAGCCGAGTCGATCCTACCATCCCCACCCCTCAA GCCATCTGTATCGCTCCTTCCCGAGAACTTGCCCGTCAGATTCAAGAAGTTATCGACCAAATCGGTCAATTCACTCAAGTCGGCactttccttgccatccctgGCTCTTGGTCTCGTAATTCCCGAATCGACAAGCAGATCCTCATCGGTACCCCTGGTACCCTTGTGGATATGTTGATGAGGGGCTCAAGAATTTTGGATCCTAGGATGATTAGGGTGTTGGTTCTTGACGAGGCTGACGAGTTGATCGCCCAGCAAGGTTTGGGTGAACAGACTTTCAGGATCAAGCA actccttcctcccaacGTCCAAAATGTCCTTTTCTCTGCTACTTTCAACGATGACGTTCAAGAGTTCGCCGACCGATTCGCTCCCGAAGCCAACAAGATTTtcttgaggaaggaagatatTACTGTTGATGCGATCAGGCAGCTTTACCTTGAATGTGACAGCGAGGATCAGAAGTATGAAGCCTTGTCTGCCCTATACGACTGCTTGGTCATCGGACAAAGTATCGTCTTCTGCAAG CGAAAAGTCACCGCCGACCACATTGCTGAACGTCTTATTTCCGAAGGTCATGCCGTTGCCTCTCTCCACGGTGACAAGCTCTCCCAAGAACGTGATGCTATCCTCGACGGCTTCAGGAATGGTGAGACCAAGGTTCTCATCACTACCAACGTTATTGCTCGAGGTATCGATATCCCTGCTGTGAACATGGTCGTTAACTATGACGTGCCCGACCTGGGACCTGGCGGTAATGGTCCGGACATCGAGACCTACATCCACCGTATCG GTCGAACTGGTCGATTCGGCCGAAAGGGTTGTTctgtcatcttcacccACGACTACCGATCCAAGTCCGACGTTGAGCGGATCATGAACACTCTCGGAAAGCctatgaagaagattgatgCCAGGAGTACGACAGATATCGAGcagttggagaaggctTTGAAGTTGGCTATGAAGGGACCGGCGTAA